In Nitrospira sp., one genomic interval encodes:
- a CDS encoding sigma 54-interacting transcriptional regulator codes for MPIAARLFVRTVWLQAAVMAFASSGLAGLLWSFAPLTYTALEWGPYDTWLQVRRQPAAGPDVLLVVRDAASDRQLGGGVWDRSLSARLIIALHDAGASAIGLDIPLNLPSPPHQGGAVSDALLIEAVKTAGMVAYPALQIPMPDQDPSLTPDPTSLVIPGKSIITPSADPDHVVRRARLLYREEGGDLPALGLRLAALRNPTAFTRPEEKLPLDGQGRLLIDFVGPHPTTAFHTVAVHDLLRLVEQKDAEGLAALANGKVIFLFTQPRSQADSLTPSGDMVSDLLLQAHLFHTLISEKWIRELSPLQRWVITLFLSGCIAWLVLRRPDWRGLLSGAAALWMYLTSSLALLAGSHWVFPFIIPVTAAVLVLVAANLLAQVMAGRRVALLEQDMLQIQQDLISVREALVYRETAVETLEEDLETAQASISQSVSKEAESAKCAAELQAKVAEAQTQEAATRRRMEELQRQLQNLQAATLTSAPLGNAEQESLRRECAQLGIITGTPALLAMFRDLKKGARSTVTMLITGEPGTGKELFARAVHRLSPRSAKPFVAVNMAAISPELFESELFGHVRGSFTGALTDRKGYFELAHQGTIFLDEIGDLRLDHQSKLLRVLQERTFYRVGATTPTTVDVRIVAATNKDLQLGVSEGWFREDLYFRLKGLVLHLPPLRERPDDIAALAGACLQEAKAQGAPATLSLSGEAVEALRQHPWQGNVRELRHCLEQAVALREGPVLGVGDLRLDVGTTRLQPGPVLPDPAGDLAVLQQLRQQRFDMQATAKALGWDRSTVTQRLKGLCFQALVEAGGDQAKAASALAGDPSLQRAVELKLMDYHGHLLNTIAPFTTVEDALRDCRRRFKNLPERHFKFVEVLVRGEFHMRGWPRMPR; via the coding sequence ATGCCTATTGCCGCTCGCCTGTTCGTCAGGACCGTTTGGCTGCAAGCCGCGGTCATGGCCTTCGCCTCGAGCGGGCTCGCGGGGCTTCTCTGGTCGTTCGCTCCCCTCACCTACACGGCCCTGGAATGGGGTCCCTACGATACCTGGTTGCAGGTTCGCCGTCAGCCGGCTGCCGGTCCGGATGTGCTCCTCGTGGTGCGCGACGCGGCGAGCGACCGCCAATTGGGCGGCGGTGTCTGGGACCGGAGCCTGTCCGCGCGACTGATCATCGCGCTCCATGATGCCGGCGCCTCGGCCATCGGCCTCGACATTCCTCTCAATCTTCCGAGCCCGCCCCACCAGGGTGGCGCAGTGAGCGATGCGCTCCTGATCGAAGCGGTCAAGACCGCCGGGATGGTCGCCTATCCGGCCTTGCAGATCCCCATGCCGGATCAGGACCCCAGCCTAACACCCGACCCCACCAGCCTCGTGATTCCAGGCAAGAGCATCATCACCCCCTCGGCCGATCCGGATCACGTCGTGCGACGGGCTCGGCTCCTCTACCGTGAGGAAGGCGGCGACCTGCCGGCCCTGGGCCTCAGGCTGGCCGCCTTGCGGAATCCAACGGCATTCACGCGCCCGGAGGAGAAGCTTCCGTTGGATGGACAGGGTCGCCTGCTCATCGACTTTGTCGGACCGCACCCCACCACAGCCTTCCATACCGTCGCCGTTCACGACCTCCTTCGTTTGGTCGAACAGAAGGATGCGGAAGGGCTGGCCGCGTTGGCGAACGGAAAGGTGATCTTTCTGTTCACCCAACCGCGCTCGCAGGCGGACTCCCTCACCCCGTCCGGCGACATGGTCTCCGACCTGCTGCTCCAGGCGCACCTCTTCCACACCCTCATCTCCGAGAAGTGGATCAGGGAGCTGTCGCCGCTTCAACGGTGGGTGATCACGCTCTTCCTGAGCGGCTGCATCGCCTGGCTGGTCCTGCGCCGGCCCGATTGGCGGGGCTTGCTGTCGGGGGCTGCCGCCCTCTGGATGTATCTGACGTCCAGCCTGGCCCTGCTGGCCGGCAGCCACTGGGTGTTTCCGTTCATCATACCCGTCACGGCAGCGGTGCTCGTCCTCGTTGCGGCGAACCTACTCGCGCAGGTGATGGCCGGCCGCCGTGTGGCGCTGCTGGAACAGGATATGTTGCAGATTCAACAGGACCTGATCTCCGTCAGGGAGGCCCTTGTGTATCGCGAGACGGCCGTGGAAACGCTGGAGGAAGATTTGGAGACGGCCCAGGCCAGTATCTCCCAGTCGGTCTCCAAGGAAGCCGAGTCGGCCAAGTGTGCCGCCGAATTGCAGGCAAAAGTCGCCGAAGCCCAGACGCAGGAGGCCGCCACACGCCGGCGGATGGAGGAACTCCAACGACAGCTGCAGAATCTGCAGGCCGCCACGCTCACCTCCGCGCCGCTGGGTAATGCCGAGCAGGAATCCCTGCGCCGAGAATGTGCCCAGCTGGGCATCATCACCGGCACGCCGGCCCTGCTGGCGATGTTTCGCGACCTGAAGAAAGGCGCGCGCTCCACCGTCACCATGCTCATCACCGGCGAGCCCGGAACGGGCAAGGAGTTGTTCGCCCGCGCCGTCCACCGCCTCAGCCCTCGCTCCGCCAAGCCCTTCGTCGCAGTCAACATGGCGGCTATCTCGCCCGAACTTTTCGAAAGTGAACTGTTCGGCCACGTACGCGGGAGCTTCACCGGCGCCTTGACGGATCGGAAGGGGTATTTCGAACTGGCACATCAAGGCACGATCTTCCTGGACGAAATCGGCGACTTGCGGCTCGATCATCAAAGCAAGCTGCTGCGTGTGCTCCAAGAGCGCACCTTCTATCGAGTCGGCGCGACCACCCCCACCACGGTCGATGTGCGCATCGTGGCCGCAACGAACAAAGACCTGCAGCTCGGCGTATCCGAAGGTTGGTTCCGTGAAGATCTCTATTTCCGGTTGAAGGGCCTGGTCCTCCATCTGCCGCCGCTCCGCGAGCGGCCCGACGACATCGCCGCTCTGGCCGGCGCCTGTCTGCAGGAAGCGAAGGCCCAGGGCGCCCCGGCCACACTGTCTCTTTCCGGCGAAGCCGTGGAGGCCTTGAGGCAGCATCCCTGGCAGGGGAACGTGCGTGAATTACGCCACTGTTTGGAACAGGCGGTGGCCTTGCGGGAAGGTCCCGTGCTCGGGGTGGGTGACCTCCGATTGGACGTCGGCACAACGCGGCTGCAACCAGGCCCCGTGCTACCCGATCCGGCAGGCGATCTCGCCGTGTTACAGCAGCTGCGACAGCAACGATTCGACATGCAGGCGACGGCCAAGGCTTTGGGGTGGGATCGCAGCACGGTGACGCAGCGCCTCAAGGGGCTCTGTTTCCAGGCGCTCGTGGAGGCAGGAGGCGATCAAGCCAAGGCTGCCTCAGCCCTGGCCGGTGATCCTTCGCTCCAACGCGCCGTCGAACTCAAACTGATGGACTACCATGGGCACCTCCTGAACACCATCGCCCCATTCACCACCGTCGAGGACGCCCTCCGCGATTGCCGACGACGGTTCAAAAACCTTCCCGAGCGGCACTTCAAATTCGTGGAGGTGCTGGTGCGGGGGGAATTCCATATGCGGGGCTGGCCCCGCATGCCCCGCTGA
- a CDS encoding OmpA family protein, with protein MHKTPTATVSAGPVSPKIMGPDRDLRETYILSGLVLFVALVVAGFWYYSQTDEAAHNSHQADQLESSQVSEALKSSGTAIPVAAAMPATPVEAAPLATRSLDILHDDITFEVGRKGLTDDAKATLQRHAEFLKNEPDWGVLLQGYTDLQGSRAFNQILGMKRAETVKQQLIALGVSEHAIRTVSLGEEGALCIDGSDLCRRMNRRVHLEMRNVGREHLAVAPIAAVPVVEAAQDDSTETSRPEDGSVMETGSSTDSAE; from the coding sequence ATGCACAAGACCCCGACAGCCACCGTCAGCGCCGGCCCCGTCTCGCCCAAGATCATGGGACCGGATCGAGACCTTCGCGAAACCTATATCCTGAGCGGTTTGGTGTTATTCGTCGCCCTCGTCGTTGCCGGATTCTGGTACTACTCCCAGACGGACGAAGCCGCCCATAATTCCCACCAAGCCGACCAGCTGGAAAGCAGCCAGGTCTCCGAAGCCCTCAAGAGCTCCGGAACCGCCATCCCAGTCGCGGCAGCAATGCCCGCCACCCCCGTCGAAGCGGCGCCGCTGGCGACCCGCAGCCTCGATATCCTGCACGACGACATCACCTTCGAGGTCGGTCGAAAGGGACTGACCGACGATGCCAAGGCCACCCTTCAACGCCATGCAGAGTTCCTGAAAAACGAGCCTGATTGGGGTGTCTTGCTCCAGGGCTATACGGATCTGCAGGGGTCGCGGGCCTTCAACCAGATCCTCGGCATGAAACGGGCGGAGACGGTCAAGCAACAGTTGATCGCCTTGGGCGTGTCGGAGCACGCCATCCGCACCGTGAGTCTGGGAGAGGAGGGTGCCTTATGCATCGACGGCAGCGACCTCTGCCGGCGGATGAATCGCCGAGTGCACCTTGAGATGAGGAACGTGGGGCGGGAGCACCTCGCGGTCGCGCCCATCGCAGCTGTGCCGGTTGTGGAGGCTGCCCAAGACGACTCCACGGAGACGAGCAGGCCGGAGGATGGGTCTGTGATGGAAACCGGTTCGTCAACGGACAGCGCCGAATAA
- a CDS encoding DUF2029 domain-containing protein translates to MLGLLWRYAFRQGDARPTLRFVVGAGIGALALWMWRSSEPTVPFSDFTVAYYPAGRLVLEDLPRLFQRCWDTPVCGFVNIPIVAFLFTPFSILTLRHAQWLFLGFSLTCLVLSLGLLWSIAERTRARRWAILSLFALNGPLIYSLKEGNLTHCALLLLVAGVVCLDRGWERSAGLWFALAAVIKLPLLLFGVYFFGTRRWQVVWGYGATVAALSCASLGYAGWASHADWYREVIQPFSKQGLTAFNVQSVEGLLLRLQDGAALYDWKVVPVSSDIKTIGRAATLLLLAVSAVLFLRHPGVRPRETMYVDLSMVLCLALIISPISWTHYYLLLLLPLSLYVGNRLPMPQAGPWPTLVGLAILLASPPVIFPWAEGASVGVWQKLLLSHYLAGALLLWALLAAARWLVADVRRLHLVPSMSEESARRDNRRMHLAEPDDSYDQRAAG, encoded by the coding sequence ATGCTGGGCCTGCTGTGGAGGTATGCCTTCCGACAAGGCGACGCTCGTCCCACGCTCCGTTTCGTCGTGGGGGCCGGAATCGGTGCGCTCGCCCTGTGGATGTGGAGGTCGTCCGAACCGACGGTGCCCTTCTCCGATTTCACGGTCGCCTACTATCCGGCCGGTCGCTTGGTGTTGGAGGACCTGCCGCGTCTCTTTCAGCGCTGCTGGGATACGCCGGTCTGTGGCTTCGTCAACATCCCGATCGTGGCGTTCCTCTTCACCCCCTTTTCGATCTTGACCCTGCGCCATGCGCAATGGCTGTTCCTCGGCTTCTCCCTGACCTGTCTGGTTCTCAGTCTGGGCTTGCTCTGGTCGATTGCGGAACGCACCAGGGCGCGGCGCTGGGCGATCCTCTCGTTGTTCGCGCTGAACGGACCGCTCATTTACAGTCTGAAGGAAGGCAACCTGACGCACTGTGCGCTGTTGCTGTTGGTTGCCGGCGTGGTCTGTCTGGATCGAGGCTGGGAGCGAAGCGCAGGCCTGTGGTTTGCGTTGGCGGCCGTCATCAAACTGCCGTTGCTGCTCTTCGGCGTATATTTTTTCGGAACGCGCCGCTGGCAGGTGGTGTGGGGGTATGGGGCCACGGTTGCGGCCCTATCGTGCGCCTCATTGGGGTATGCGGGCTGGGCCAGTCATGCCGACTGGTATCGTGAAGTGATCCAACCTTTTTCCAAGCAGGGGCTGACGGCCTTCAACGTTCAATCCGTGGAGGGCCTGTTGTTGCGTCTGCAGGACGGCGCCGCCCTCTATGATTGGAAAGTCGTGCCGGTTTCGTCGGACATCAAGACGATCGGCCGCGCCGCCACGCTGCTGTTGCTGGCTGTTTCCGCCGTGCTGTTCCTGCGCCATCCTGGGGTCCGTCCACGTGAGACGATGTATGTGGACCTGTCGATGGTCCTGTGCCTGGCCTTGATCATCAGCCCCATCTCCTGGACACACTATTACCTGCTCCTGCTGTTGCCGCTCTCACTGTACGTGGGTAACCGCTTGCCCATGCCGCAGGCTGGCCCTTGGCCCACCCTGGTGGGGCTGGCCATACTCCTGGCGTCGCCGCCCGTCATCTTTCCTTGGGCGGAGGGTGCGTCGGTGGGGGTTTGGCAGAAGCTGTTGCTCTCTCATTATCTCGCCGGTGCGTTGCTCCTCTGGGCGTTGTTGGCCGCTGCACGGTGGCTGGTGGCCGATGTCCGCCGACTGCACCTGGTTCCCTCAATGAGTGAGGAGTCGGCCCGGCGCGATAATCGACGGATGCATCTGGCCGAACCGGACGATTCCTACGATCAACGGGCGGCAGGATAA
- a CDS encoding glycoside hydrolase family 15 protein — translation MAYHPIEDYGIIGNMRTTALVGRHGSIDWLCFPHFDSPSVFAAILDDKKGGRFSITPVGNEITTKQFYWPDSNVLITRFLSSEGVGEIEDFMPVGGTGPDLFHQLIRRIKVVRGRMTFRLECHPAFDYARRSHETHLHSEGAVFSTPPLTLGLATTLPLKQDERGVFCEFTLRRGEHAVCVLREIEQGARCGATLPDDHAQRAFETTVQFWHDWISHSRYTGRWREMIARSALALKLMTFEPTGAIIASPTCSLPEEIGGVRNWDYRYTWIRDSAFTLYGLIRIGFTREATAFMEWLDARARNDRPEPGPLQIVYGIDGRTDLTEYRLDHLDGYKGSRPVRIGNGAHQHLQLDIYGELLDSVYLYNKYVNPISYHHWSHIRHSLDWLCENWTREDEGIWEVRGGRRHFVYSKLMCWVAFDRGLRLAQKRSFPADHLKWLTMRDRVYEEIMTKGWDESRGTFVQSYGSDSLDASNLIMPLVHFLSPSDPRMRRMLDAINRPPDEGGLVSDGLVHRYDAATGADGLDGTEGTFNMCSFWLVEALTRLGRTDRRKLDEAQLLFERMLGYANHLGLYAEETGNSGEALGNFPQAFTHLALISAAFNLDRALDGA, via the coding sequence ATGGCCTACCACCCCATCGAGGATTACGGCATCATCGGCAACATGCGCACGACGGCGTTGGTGGGGCGCCACGGCAGCATTGATTGGTTGTGTTTTCCGCATTTCGATTCCCCGAGCGTGTTTGCCGCGATCCTCGACGACAAGAAGGGCGGCCGCTTCAGCATCACCCCCGTGGGCAATGAGATCACCACCAAGCAGTTCTATTGGCCCGACAGCAATGTCTTGATCACGCGGTTTCTGTCGAGCGAAGGCGTGGGCGAGATCGAGGACTTCATGCCGGTCGGCGGAACCGGGCCGGACCTCTTTCATCAACTGATCAGACGCATCAAGGTGGTGCGCGGCCGCATGACCTTCCGGTTGGAGTGTCATCCGGCCTTTGATTACGCGCGCAGGTCGCACGAGACCCATCTGCACTCGGAGGGAGCCGTCTTTTCGACCCCTCCCCTCACATTGGGACTTGCGACCACCTTGCCGCTGAAACAGGACGAACGGGGCGTCTTCTGTGAGTTCACGCTTCGCCGCGGAGAACATGCCGTCTGCGTGCTCCGGGAGATCGAACAGGGAGCACGCTGCGGAGCCACGCTGCCCGACGATCACGCGCAGCGCGCCTTCGAAACCACCGTGCAGTTCTGGCATGACTGGATCTCCCACAGCCGCTACACGGGCCGCTGGCGGGAGATGATCGCCCGCTCCGCGCTTGCGCTCAAGCTCATGACGTTCGAGCCCACCGGCGCCATCATCGCCTCCCCGACCTGCAGCCTGCCGGAAGAAATCGGTGGGGTGCGCAACTGGGACTATCGGTATACGTGGATCCGGGATTCGGCCTTCACGCTCTACGGGCTCATTCGCATCGGCTTTACGCGCGAGGCGACGGCGTTCATGGAATGGTTGGATGCGCGCGCCAGAAACGATCGGCCCGAGCCGGGCCCGCTGCAGATCGTCTATGGCATCGACGGGCGAACCGACCTGACCGAATACAGGCTCGACCATTTGGACGGCTACAAAGGGTCACGGCCGGTTCGAATCGGCAACGGCGCCCATCAACACCTACAGTTGGACATTTACGGAGAGCTGCTGGACTCCGTCTACCTTTACAATAAGTACGTCAATCCGATCTCGTACCACCACTGGTCCCACATCCGGCACTCGCTCGATTGGTTGTGCGAGAACTGGACCCGCGAGGACGAGGGCATTTGGGAGGTGCGCGGCGGACGCCGGCACTTCGTCTATTCCAAACTCATGTGCTGGGTCGCCTTCGACCGCGGACTGCGGCTCGCGCAGAAACGATCCTTCCCGGCCGACCACCTGAAGTGGCTGACCATGCGCGACCGAGTGTACGAAGAGATCATGACCAAGGGATGGGACGAGTCACGCGGCACCTTCGTGCAATCGTACGGCAGCGATTCGCTGGATGCCTCCAACCTGATCATGCCGCTGGTCCATTTTCTCTCCCCGTCCGATCCGAGAATGCGCCGCATGTTGGATGCGATCAACCGGCCGCCCGACGAAGGTGGTTTGGTCTCCGACGGGTTAGTGCACCGGTATGACGCCGCAACCGGAGCCGACGGGCTGGACGGCACAGAGGGGACCTTCAACATGTGCAGCTTTTGGCTCGTGGAAGCGTTGACGCGCCTCGGACGGACGGATCGGCGGAAGTTGGATGAGGCACAACTCCTGTTCGAACGGATGCTCGGATACGCCAACCACCTGGGCCTCTATGCGGAAGAAACGGGCAACAGCGGCGAGGCCTTGGGCAATTTCCCGCAAGCCTTTACCCATCTCGCGCTGATCAGCGCCGCCTTCAATCTTGACCGGGCGCTGGACGGGGCCTAG
- a CDS encoding efflux RND transporter permease subunit: protein MIERLVRLALAQRLIVCLAGLAMLFGGLYAFHILDVVAYPDPSPPMIEVITQYPGWSGEQMERAITLPIEIALQGMPGLAEIRSLSIFGLSDIKVYFEFGTDYFKDRQEILNRLQLTTLPQNVQPTISPWSAIAEIYRYELTGPQTSLTDLKTIQDWQLRREFKRVPGVIDVSTYGGTTKEYHVELDPGQLMSYNVTLDQVMDSLAKSNTDVGGNYLTMGAQSFNIRGMGLIKTLNDISSTVVTEKEGTPVFIRNLGKTSIGSRVRLGKVGIDDRDDVVEGVVLLQRGAKALEVLDKVHAKVEELNARKLTPGVAVKTFYDRTVLIHTTIETVVDILIAGVLLVSVILYLFLGHFRTALIVALTVPVALLFTFGMMVLGGQSANLISLGAVDFGIIVDSTLIMVESIFYHLAHGTRQENMVSLQIMRAAREVGRPIFFATTIIVVAFLPLFTMTGVPGKVFAPMSLTYGFALSGALLMAFTLAPVLCSLLLTGPISERDTAVVEWIKRRYLALLGWGLRHEWLVIGIALLFLLSAIAAVPLIGGEFMPALEEGNIWMRTTFPVDISFEEAAHLVTDIRAVFRQFPEVISAASQLGRPDDGTDPTSFFNAEFLVTLKPFKQWRSEVPNKKTLIDQIERRLAGIPGVTFNFSQAIQDNVQEAMSGVKGENAVKLYGSDLQTLEQLAKRIEQVMQEVRGVKDLGVLHLLGQPNLVIEVNRDECARYGLKVGDVNAVVQAAIGGQAVTQVYEGERWFDLVVRFLPEFRRDLESIGNIVVSTQEGARIPLKQLASITEQTGAFIVYRENNERYIPIKFSVRGRDLESTVREAQERIAQQVTFPQGYRIEWHGEFDQLQEEKARLSKIVPMTLAIILFLVYLVLNNVRNALLVLAAVPFSLVGGVWALLATGTNFSISAAVGFISLFGVAVQGALILVSRMQSMREEGYELHQAIMKSAEVRMRPVLMTSLAAAIGLLPAAVVGGIGAQSQQPLARVVVGGMLTSAVLILFVLPVLYQLLHRGQERVQPGGCRPAG from the coding sequence ATGATTGAACGGTTGGTGCGTTTGGCGCTGGCGCAGCGGCTGATCGTCTGTCTGGCCGGATTGGCGATGCTGTTCGGCGGATTGTATGCCTTCCACATTCTGGATGTCGTCGCCTATCCGGATCCTTCGCCGCCCATGATCGAAGTGATCACGCAGTATCCCGGTTGGTCCGGCGAACAGATGGAGCGGGCAATCACGCTGCCCATCGAAATTGCGCTGCAAGGCATGCCGGGCCTGGCGGAGATTCGTTCCCTGTCGATTTTCGGATTGAGCGACATCAAGGTCTATTTCGAATTCGGCACCGACTACTTCAAGGATCGTCAGGAGATCCTAAACCGCCTGCAGCTCACCACTCTGCCCCAGAACGTCCAACCCACCATCTCGCCCTGGTCCGCCATCGCGGAAATCTATCGGTATGAACTGACGGGACCCCAGACGTCCCTCACGGACCTGAAGACGATTCAAGACTGGCAACTTCGTCGGGAATTCAAACGCGTGCCCGGCGTGATCGACGTAAGCACCTACGGCGGCACGACCAAGGAATACCACGTCGAGTTAGACCCTGGACAGCTCATGAGCTACAACGTGACGCTCGACCAGGTGATGGATAGCTTGGCGAAGAGCAATACGGATGTCGGAGGCAACTATCTGACGATGGGAGCGCAAAGTTTCAACATCCGCGGCATGGGGCTGATTAAGACGCTCAATGATATTTCCAGCACGGTGGTGACCGAGAAGGAAGGCACGCCGGTGTTCATCCGCAATCTTGGGAAGACCAGCATCGGGTCGAGGGTTCGGTTGGGCAAGGTCGGCATCGACGACCGGGACGATGTTGTGGAGGGCGTCGTGTTATTGCAGCGGGGGGCCAAGGCGCTTGAGGTGCTCGACAAGGTCCATGCCAAGGTTGAGGAACTCAATGCTCGCAAACTCACGCCTGGGGTCGCGGTGAAAACGTTCTACGATCGAACGGTGCTGATCCACACGACCATCGAAACGGTCGTCGATATCTTGATCGCAGGCGTGCTGCTCGTGTCGGTCATTCTCTACCTGTTTTTAGGCCATTTCAGGACTGCGCTCATTGTGGCCTTGACTGTGCCGGTGGCCTTGCTCTTCACATTCGGCATGATGGTGCTCGGCGGACAGTCGGCGAACTTGATTTCGCTCGGCGCGGTCGATTTCGGCATCATCGTCGACTCCACCCTGATCATGGTGGAAAGCATCTTCTACCACCTCGCACATGGGACGCGTCAGGAGAACATGGTATCGCTGCAGATCATGCGGGCGGCGCGGGAGGTGGGGCGACCGATCTTTTTCGCCACGACGATCATCGTCGTGGCTTTCCTGCCGCTGTTCACGATGACCGGGGTGCCGGGGAAGGTGTTCGCGCCGATGTCGCTGACCTATGGATTCGCCCTGAGCGGCGCACTGTTGATGGCGTTCACCCTGGCGCCGGTGCTGTGCTCCTTGCTACTGACGGGCCCGATCAGCGAACGCGACACCGCCGTGGTGGAGTGGATCAAGCGCCGGTATCTTGCGCTGCTGGGGTGGGGATTGCGTCATGAATGGCTCGTGATCGGCATCGCGCTCCTATTCCTCCTCTCGGCGATCGCGGCGGTGCCCCTCATCGGCGGTGAATTCATGCCGGCGCTGGAAGAAGGCAATATCTGGATGCGCACGACGTTCCCTGTCGATATTTCCTTCGAAGAGGCCGCGCATCTGGTGACGGATATCCGAGCGGTCTTCCGTCAGTTTCCGGAGGTCATCAGTGCGGCTTCGCAGTTGGGGCGTCCGGATGATGGGACGGACCCCACGAGTTTCTTCAATGCGGAATTTCTCGTCACGTTGAAACCGTTCAAGCAATGGCGTTCCGAGGTGCCAAACAAGAAAACGCTGATCGACCAGATCGAACGACGGCTGGCGGGCATCCCCGGCGTCACCTTCAATTTTTCGCAGGCTATCCAGGATAACGTGCAGGAGGCCATGTCGGGGGTGAAGGGGGAGAATGCCGTGAAGTTATACGGAAGCGACCTTCAAACCCTGGAGCAACTGGCCAAGCGGATCGAGCAGGTCATGCAGGAGGTTCGCGGGGTCAAAGACCTAGGGGTGCTGCATCTCTTGGGGCAGCCGAATCTCGTCATCGAGGTCAATCGGGATGAGTGTGCGCGGTACGGACTGAAGGTCGGCGACGTCAACGCGGTGGTGCAGGCGGCGATCGGGGGCCAGGCCGTCACACAAGTCTACGAGGGAGAACGCTGGTTCGATTTGGTCGTGCGGTTTCTGCCCGAGTTTCGCCGTGATCTGGAGTCGATCGGCAATATCGTGGTCAGCACACAGGAGGGCGCGAGGATTCCGCTCAAGCAGTTGGCCTCCATCACGGAACAGACCGGCGCGTTCATCGTCTACCGCGAGAACAACGAACGGTACATCCCCATCAAGTTCAGCGTTCGCGGGCGCGACTTGGAGAGTACGGTGCGAGAGGCGCAGGAGCGTATCGCGCAGCAGGTCACATTTCCCCAGGGGTATCGGATCGAATGGCACGGTGAGTTCGATCAATTGCAGGAGGAGAAGGCGCGGCTGTCCAAAATCGTGCCGATGACCCTTGCGATCATCCTGTTCTTGGTGTACCTCGTCCTGAACAATGTGCGCAATGCGCTGTTGGTGCTGGCTGCCGTGCCGTTTTCGTTAGTCGGTGGCGTGTGGGCCCTCTTGGCCACGGGAACGAACTTCAGCATTTCTGCGGCGGTGGGGTTCATCTCGCTGTTTGGGGTGGCAGTACAAGGCGCCTTGATCCTCGTCAGCCGCATGCAGAGCATGCGGGAGGAAGGCTATGAACTGCATCAGGCGATCATGAAGAGCGCGGAAGTCCGCATGCGTCCGGTCCTGATGACGTCACTCGCCGCTGCGATCGGACTCCTGCCCGCGGCGGTCGTCGGCGGGATCGGTGCGCAATCGCAGCAGCCGTTGGCCAGGGTGGTGGTGGGCGGTATGTTGACCTCCGCGGTGCTGATTCTCTTCGTATTGCCCGTGTTGTATCAATTGCTGCACCGCGGACAGGAACGGGTGCAGCCGGGGGGATGTCGGCCAGCCGGCTAG
- a CDS encoding DUF433 domain-containing protein, producing the protein MDDRIIIDPQICGGKPTIRGTRIMVKNILGMVAGGYTMAGIIEAYPELTNNDVIDEEKVIPRA; encoded by the coding sequence ATGGATGACCGCATCATTATCGACCCCCAAATCTGCGGCGGAAAGCCCACGATTCGAGGCACCCGCATTATGGTGAAGAACATTCTCGGCATGGTGGCCGGTGGCTATACCATGGCTGGGATCATTGAGGCGTATCCCGAACTGACCAACAACGATGTGATCGACGAAGAGAAAGTGATTCCGCGTGCCTGA
- a CDS encoding toll/interleukin-1 receptor domain-containing protein produces the protein MSQGLGKVFISHTAADKPFVRSLADRIEANGFQVWLDERALIVGDPLTQSISRALEEARVVLVIVSASSISSRWLAYELNLATDRMIKGFCRVIPIVIDDANLPPEVRGLLYADCRDSIDSGWHSILTALQYESRQAAMKAAFWSRAEVLLKEIFGAVGYGSNHGEYKTRDCSLVYLPVEDIDGIEASVIYETISNYSLEPIPLNQAWLREFCDELDNWQESLALIVTERPINFQVDETHPVNQRVSVKRFREISLGFPHRQIVTADLSGIDDEREQKAILRIARDMLIESAALEKKELQEVRAKNAAKVSSQ, from the coding sequence ATGAGTCAAGGTCTCGGGAAAGTGTTCATCTCACATACTGCTGCAGATAAACCTTTCGTCAGGTCACTGGCTGATCGAATTGAAGCGAACGGATTTCAAGTTTGGCTGGATGAGCGGGCACTAATTGTAGGTGATCCCTTGACTCAAAGCATCAGTAGAGCACTCGAAGAAGCGCGTGTCGTACTCGTCATTGTGTCAGCATCCTCAATCAGTTCCAGATGGCTTGCTTATGAGCTAAACCTTGCTACCGACCGTATGATAAAGGGCTTTTGTCGAGTTATCCCTATAGTAATCGATGACGCAAATTTGCCTCCAGAGGTGCGCGGGCTCTTGTATGCAGATTGTCGTGACTCGATTGATAGCGGGTGGCATTCGATCCTTACGGCCTTACAATATGAGTCACGACAAGCGGCAATGAAGGCTGCATTTTGGTCGCGTGCTGAAGTTCTTCTTAAGGAAATTTTTGGAGCTGTTGGCTATGGATCGAATCATGGTGAATATAAAACACGTGATTGTAGCCTCGTCTATTTGCCGGTCGAAGACATCGATGGAATAGAGGCATCGGTCATCTATGAAACAATTTCAAATTATTCATTGGAGCCAATTCCGCTTAATCAGGCTTGGCTAAGAGAGTTTTGCGATGAATTAGACAATTGGCAGGAAAGCCTGGCTCTAATTGTCACTGAACGTCCCATAAATTTCCAGGTTGATGAAACGCATCCAGTGAACCAACGAGTTAGTGTGAAGCGCTTTCGCGAAATCTCTTTGGGATTTCCCCATCGGCAAATTGTAACGGCCGATCTCTCCGGTATCGATGATGAAAGGGAGCAAAAGGCGATTCTTCGCATAGCCAGAGACATGCTTATTGAAAGTGCTGCCCTGGAGAAGAAGGAGCTGCAAGAAGTCCGTGCCAAAAACGCTGCCAAGGTTTCTTCGCAGTAA